One Vanessa atalanta chromosome 8, ilVanAtal1.2, whole genome shotgun sequence genomic window carries:
- the LOC125065932 gene encoding uncharacterized protein LOC125065932 encodes MVWKVVSLCILITYQNKLCHGYFVGAGLNVRFAQMLYTDTKYQVLREEMVKMNTRNLVYHCRADKSDCDAALAKMRYKASKHFYALSKAVVDYVKNKRQARPTGYVGTATFCQDNICVPDTDPPIVYGGCFTLISCGGNQTWHLDPVVYKKKKSRFY; translated from the exons ATGGTGTGGAAGGTCGTATCGCTTTGTATTTTGAttacatatcaaaataaattatgccaTGGTTACTTCGTTGGGGCTGGAC TGAATGTTCGCTTCGCACAAATGCTCTACACTGACACGAAATATCAAGTACTCAGGGAAGAAATGGTGAAAATGAATACGAGAAATTTAGTGTATCATTGCAGAGCGGATAAGAGCGACTGTGACGCCGCGTTGGCTAAAATGCGATACAAAGCCAGTAAGCATTTCTACGCATTATCTAAGGCTGTGGTCGATTACGTGAAGAATAAACGTCAGGCACGACCTACTGGTTACGTCG GTACAGCCACATTTTGTCAAGATAACATCTGCGTGCCTGATACCGACCCTCCCATCGTCTATGGAGGCTGCTTCACACTCATCTCCTGTGGCGGCAACCAAACCTGGCATCTCGATCCTGTTGTTTACAAAAAGAAGAAGagcagattttattaa
- the LOC125066054 gene encoding uncharacterized protein LOC125066054, with protein sequence MCEKQLKLQIVLIVLSLLFKGYYSVDDSVLFTVTRAPRYFGILQDHRGQPLSVEISEEYMDQDYIATNRKRHKIDWNKNPLDIDDFDDDETDEIADEKDKDVKLPNKFNLQSGPV encoded by the exons atgtgtgaaaaacaattaaagctccaaattgttttaatagttttgtCTTTATTATTCAAAGGATATTACAGTGTAGATGACA GTGTTTTGTTTACTGTAACCCGAGCACCGAGATACTTCGGTATCTTACAAGATCACCGCGGACAGCCTCTTTCTGTTGAAATATCAGAAGAATATATGGATCAGGATTACATCGCTACAAACAG gaaaCGACACAAAATTGATTGGAATAA aaatcCTCTCGATATAGATGATTTTGATGACGACGAGACAGATGAAATAGCAGACGAGAAAGACAAAGACGTTAAATTGCCAAACAAATTTAACTTACAATCGGGACCGgtgtag
- the LOC125065935 gene encoding uncharacterized protein LOC125065935, with the protein MIATDNILTKTLNKPYEPYKQGANNYQSISDLSAKLAKVKPVGAVVSKKLIPLTEFPPPHVPHSHSGRRHFEDECSKRPVAQEVYDGNKVDIIGDYYDDKVARTVATVIIPDHIDYKHFQVTTQVPYLTLGPIEAIGYHPSTLKSEHPSECEKIYQDHIAEMYSDESTDYSEESLEMAKMPVQPMTASLEQRLNYMYDDV; encoded by the exons ATGATTGCAACTGACAATATCTTGACAAAAACACTCAATAAACCTTACGAGCCTTACAAGCAAGGAGCAAATAACTATCAAAGTATCAGCGATCTCTCTGCCAA ATTGGCAAAAGTAAAACCCGTTGGCGCAGTTGTTAGCAAAAAATTGATTCCCCTAACGGAGTTTCCGCCACCCCACGTTCCGCACTCACATTCTGGCCGAAGACATTTCGAAGACGAGTGCAGCAAACGGCCCGTAGCTCAAGAAGTATATGACGGAAATAAAGTAGATATTATAGGAGACTATTATGACGACAAGGTGGCAAGGACTGTCGCTACTGTGATCATACCTGATCATATCGATT ATAAACATTTTCAAGTAACTACTCAAGTACCATACCTAACATTGGGTCCAATAGAAGCTATAGGCTACCACCCAAGCACATTGAAAAGTGAGCATCCTAGCGAATGTGAGAAGATCTATCAGGACCATATAGCTGAAATGTATTCCGATGAAAGTACGGATTATTCGGAAGAATCTTTGGAAATGGCAAAAATGCCCGTACAACCTATGACTGCCTCTTTGGAACAGCGGTTGAATTATATGTACGATGATGTGTAG